A genomic region of Bactrocera dorsalis isolate Fly_Bdor chromosome 3, ASM2337382v1, whole genome shotgun sequence contains the following coding sequences:
- the LOC105229664 gene encoding early boundary activity protein 2 gives MSNHSNSSRDVCNCRFYNQSGIEVPTHIFAEDLLPGRPIIEDLPFRHRLLLYPKYDNEINPEEGKSRAEKSMEYNEVDEQRRKDGRTFMHIGPNGTLISKLEFYTILWDSLEACTQSLLTILFDYDTLATHSVPGKLSSKHQQPSGIPKLPLDPLQIKDIIFFVKKRFQCKEREVRKAIIKKCMNVAEAGYRSKWLGLYPSV, from the exons ATGTCTAATCACTCTAATTCGTCAAG agACGTCTGCAACTGCAGGTTTTACAATCAAAGCGGCATTGAAGTGCCGACACATATATTCGCAGAAGACCTGCTGCCAGGCCGTCCTATAATAGAAGATCTTCCATTTAGACATCGACTATTGCTATACCCGAAATACGACAACGAAATCAATCCGGAGGAGGGCAAATCTCGCGCTGAAAAAAGTATGGAATATAATGAAGTAGACGAGCAGAGAAGAAAggatggcagaacattcatgcATATTGGACCGAATGGCACCCTCATATCGAAGTTAGAATTCTACACTATTCTATGGGATTCATTGGAGGCCTGCACACAATCACTCTTGACGATATTATTCGATTATGATACGCTGGCAACACACTCGGTGCCCGGCAAACTATCGTCGAAACATCAACAACCGAGCGGTATACCCAAGCTGCCACTGGATCCATTGCAAATcaaagatattatattttttgtgaagaaaCGCTTTCAATGCAAGGAAAGAGAAGTTCGTAAGGCGATCATCAAAAAATGCATGAACGTGGCAGAGGCGGGGTACCGCTCTAAGTGGTTGGGACTATACCCATCAGTTTAA